Part of the Parambassis ranga chromosome 16, fParRan2.1, whole genome shotgun sequence genome, GAATCTTCCTAGTTCTACTGTTGCAGTAATCCTGCAGCTGAAATGTGGCATCAGTAACATTTTAACTACAGGTTTATAGCCGCTGTGACATGTGATCCTGAGTCATAAGCTCTACAGGTGAGAGGATGCTTCTCTACAGTCTCTGCAAACTTAAACGAGATTTAAAGTAAAACCGAAACTCTTACAAATTCATGAATGCAAAAAGACTTTAACGTTTACGGTCACAAACCTCCTTAAAATCTGTCGGCGTGCATTCTTATTCCTCCCCCTTCATTCTCATGACGGCAGTCCGGAGAACACCACAGTCTGACACCACAGCGCGCTGCTCAGTGAACACAGCGGATCCCAGACAGATCCCATGTTCACAGCCTGCTTCCTGTTCGTGTGAGCGCAGCCTCAAACATGCGCATTCAACTCATCAGGAAGCACAATAGATACATTACATATATTAACTATACTATATAAATTTGCATCTACAGTGTTTCCGTAGTGAAAACAAAAACGAACCGGCTGAACGCGAGTTTTCAAATTAAACCCCcacatttaaataacagtgAAATTTACAAAGGATTAAATAGGACACAAAATTCTCTTTATGTTCCGATTATAAATCTAGACTCAGCAGAGACATTTATCACCCTGGAAGTTCGTAGATTTTCTATTCTTTGGAGAAAAAAGGGAAGTTTGACCTTGTTGTAATGTGCCAGTCTGACCTGAAGAGGGCGATGGTTGAGTTCATCATGCACTTGGATGTTTTTATAAGAGACGTGGAAAATCCAAAAGGTCTTCCCTAAGGCAAAATGTTATGTTTGGAAAGGGATTATTTTCATGGTATTAAGGAGTTACTTTGTTAAATCAACCAGCATCTGTCTTGGACATGCTGTCTAAGACAGACAGTCGTTGCTAAGATTGTACATTTGAACTTTTGGGCAGGTTCTGTGGCAGGTTCAGTTAATAactttaacatttaacaaaagacaaaaatgagCCAATAACTTTGTGAGAAATGTGATCttcaaaaaacacagaatcgTCTGAAGGTGCATTATTTTCTTTCAAGTAAATTGTACAAAATTAtctgttacaaaaaaaatctgtacagcagcacaaaaaaactaaaaatcactCTTAAAGAACACACCAAGTATCAACTGGTTAATTTTTGGAGGAGGAATGTCATCCTAAATTTTAAGTCAGGAGCATTTCACAGCTGGCACCTGATACAAGAAATTCTTATTCAGCACAGTAGTTTAATAAATATGGACTATATTCCCCCACTTCAAGGTCAACAACACCCATAAACCATTAACTTGTTCATTAATCTGAAGTAAAGCAATAGAAACATTCCTTCCCAGAAACAGCAAAAAAATCTCTGTACAGGTTTCTATTTGGAAAATGTTGATGTGTTTGAAGAGTAGAAGAGTTTGATTTTGTTTGTAGTTAAGCAAATAAAATTACTCTGCATCAGTACCTTATAATGGGTGAAAAACATAATGCTTTCATCGTGATCTCTTAAcgccaacaaaacaaaacactcttAATTTGGTCAAAATGTGCTTTAAAAACGACACACATACACCCTGTGCAACACAGGCAGTTATTAATAATACAATTCTCTCAACAATTTCCTTTCATATCTAACTAACAGAGAATGAGGAGGGCCCCTTCATAGTGTTTGTAAATCAGGTTGTGTAAGTAAAGCATTGGCATATAATACAAGGTCCCAACAAAGATAGTTGGCATTGACCAATTACTCATAAACAGGCCTCTAAATTATGCATTTATGATGCAAGGCTAACCCTCAATCACTCAATAAGAACCTTACATACAGTGAAACAAGGAACCTGTGCAACATTTTCACAATGTTTCGTTAAAGGcatcacattttaaattcaGCATCTTTGAATATCCCTTTAGATTAATACATTATCTATCTAGGAACAAAAGCAGACAGAGAAGGTCCTGTGTCTTTTTAAAGATTCATTTGGTCACAACACCCCAATCCAAGGAGTCTGCATGGGTGTTCTGCTGGCCTTGCATAGATGTGGTCCTTGCTACTATTCAATAAGCAGTATACCAAACAGTCTCGAGCTGCCATAAATACTTCTCAATGAAAACTTCTTCCGACTTTTGTTCTCTCATGTTGGTGATCCTGAACTAAAGTTAAATTCTTCTTTTGACTCATCCCTTCTGTACAACAGGACAAAGATTTACAGCTGCCAATCGACCACAAAGGCACACTAAACTATAAATACAACCAGGCAAAGGTCAATACAAAGGACAAACAGAAACTTGGATCACTTTACTGAAAATCAGCCATATAACGTGTAAACTCCCTGCAATAAAATCTATCTGCTGCTTTAACCAGACTCTGAAATATGTCAGTACATACCATCAAGAAATATTTAGCTCTGTATTCAGCTTGCAGATACACACAAAGTAACACTTTAACAGCATTATGATTGTCAGTCGAGCAGCTTTCCTGAAGTAAAATGTCACACAGTATATCACTGTGAAAGTACAATGCACAAGTgagacagagctctgtgtgcTTCCCATTTGTTTTTGCTATAAAGATCATGTTTGTTTCACTACTTACTTTCAACAATGATCAAaagctttttgtgttttaatagcTTACATTTAAATATCTAAACATCTGACCAgctaaacatttatttaaatcagAAATGAGGTAGCTACATAACAAGCAGAGGCACCCAAATCGTTCTTCAGGTTAGTTCTCCACTCCCAGAAGACAATCTGTTAAAAAACTGATCCCACCCACATTTCAGTAAAAGGGATTTTAACattgtgcatgtgcatgttttttttttccatcttggtTCCTTCAGAGACACAAATTTGATATAATCCTCTCACACGCTGTGGCTTTTATTGTTAATGTTAATATTTAGGCAACAGAGTGATTCTCTGTCTTCTTCAaattctctgtgtttgagagtTCCAGCAGAGCTGGTCTCTGCTCAACAGTCTTCAGTTCTCCATTTTGCTCTTCCTCTTTAGGTAAGTCTACTGAACCCTGCTCCTGCTCTGAGCTGCTAGGCTCCAGATCAGGATATACAACAAGGAAACAGGCTGTAAGAAAGCCCAAGAAggagcccccagaggccaccaTGGGAATGACACGCACACTGCCAACTGCATCCACCACAGACCCAAGGGCAGATGCAACCAAAATCTGGCTGATGTAGACCTGGGAAATATAAATGGGTACATTTTCATCAAATAATGACACCTTTGCTTTTAAACTGCCATCATCAATTTATTAAAGCCCACAGTGGATTCCACAAGACATTTTAGTTTGGCTCAAGGAAGTGGAAAAGATGAATACTCACCTGACAGGATAAGATGGCGCAGTCAATACCAAAACCTCTTCGAGTGTTTGCTGGGCTGTGGTTGATGTACTATGAAAGCAACAGAAGAGGACAGTTGAATGCAActggcagcattttttttttaatcaatggtATTTCCCtcgggatcaataaagtatctttTCATGCTCAGACCTTCATTCAACTAAGGCTTAAGACTTCTGTGTTCACATTTGTCTAAACTCAAAAGCTCCCTAAGACCAAACCAAAATAATACCTGAAAtcttgtttgtatgtgtgtattatgATATATATGAGTGACTCTACCTCCTTGATTTCATGGTACTGTCCGAGTAATGCATAGGGACAGTAGGAGATACTCATGGAGATGATGCCCATGCTACTgatcatcaccatggcaacataaACATTAGGGAAGATTGCCATGACTGCAGTTCCTATGATAAGAGAGAAAACAAGCCATCAGTAATTCTGTGtaaatatacactcaacaaaaatataaacgcaacacttttgtttttgctcccatgtttcatgagatggacttgaagatctaaacttcattccagatacacaatattaccattcctctcaaacattgttcacaaatctgtctaaatgtgtgatagtgagcacttctgctttgctgagataatccatcccacctcacaggtgtgccacatcaagatgctgatctgacatcatgattagtgcacaggtgtaccttaaactgcccacaataaaaggccaccctgaaatgtgcattttgtttctgctttattggcggtctggggactcagaaccagtcagtatctggtgtgaccaccatttgcctcatgcagtgcaacacatcttcttcgcatagagtttatcagattgtctattgtggcctgtggaatgttggtccactcctcttcaatggctgtgcgaagttgctggatattagtgggaactggtgcacgctgtcgtatacgccggtcaagcacatcccaaacatgttcaatgggtgacatgtccggtgagtatgctggccatgcaagaactgggacattttcagcttccaagaattgtgtacagatacttgcaacatggggccgtgcattatcttgctgaaacatgaggtgatgttcatggatgtatggcacaacaatgggcctcaggatctcatcacggtatctctgtgcattcaaaatgccatcaataaaatgcacctgtgctcttcgtccataacagatgcctgcccataccatgaccccaccaccaccatgggccactcgatccacaacattgacatcagcaaagcgctcacccacacgacgccacacacgctgtctgccatctgccctgaacaatgtaaaccgagattcatccgtgaagagaacacctctccaacgtgctagacgccatcgaatgtgagcatttgcccactcaagtctgttacggcgacgatctggagtcaggttaagaccccgatgaggacgacgagcatgcagttgagcttccctgagacggtttctgacagtttgtgcagaaattgtttggttatgcaaaccaattgtttcagcagctgtctgagtggctggtctcagacgatctcggaggtgaacctgctggatgtggaggtcctgggctggtgtggttacttgtggtctgcggttgtgaggccggttggatgtactgccatattctctgaaacgcctttggagacggcttatggtggagaaatgaacattcaatgcacgagcaacagatctggttgacattcctgctgtcagcatgccaattgcacgctccctcaatgcttgtggcatctgtggcattttgctgtgagacaaaactgcacatttcagggtggccttttattgtgggcagtttgaggtacacctgtgcactaatcatgatgtcagatcagcatcttgatgtggcacacctgtgaggtgggatggattatctcagcaaagcagaagtgctcactatcacacatttagacagatttgtgaacaatgtttgagaggaatggtaatattgtgtatctggaatgaagtttagatcttcaagtccatctcatgaaacatgggagcaaaaacaaaagtgttgcgtttatatttttgttgagtgtaagtactgctctgcagcagcataaGCCTTTTTATATAACTTACCTATTGAGAATGCCAGAGTTCCGACGATGTAGATGATCTTAATACTCAGATCAAAATTATCCAGATACTTCTGAAGGATGGCTGTGTGGAGAGAAATCAGTTAGATGAGACATTTCTGTCAAGAAGTTTGGAAAAAGGAACGTGAGTTTATTACAGTAttttttattaggtttttaaCACTAAAGTTTACTTAAAGGTgagcttcaaaaaaaaaatctaagttGTATGTGTAGTggaattttgattaaacagatGGCCAAACACTGCAGCCTTATCTAAATTATGAAATCAaactagtgtgtgtgttctacctgagcagagagcagccgTAGCAGCATACACCACCAGTCCCCAGCAGCCCATCTGTACCCCTTTGTGGTAATTTTGCAACTGCGTAGAATTGGCTGGTGCCTAAAGAAAGAGAATAATGCTGCTGTAATATTACATAAAAACACTTGACATGCTGTCACTTTAGTGTCTATATTAATGAATTACACTGTGTAACTTGCTACCTCTGTGTTATCTCCATGATACACAAAATGCCAGTAATGTCAgttagtttgtgtgtttgtgtgtgtgtgtgtgtgggttcataCCGTGGGGTCTCCATTGAAAATGACTTGCCCCATGAAATCAGTATAAAACACAGCTTCAGCTATAATAGAGAACCATGTGACgaggtgacacacacataatctcCAGAGCTGCCGTGGCATCTAATTTgtagtgaaataaaaatgaaaacaggtAGTTATAAAGAAAGAATTCCAAATAATAATCTTATATTGCAGTAAAAtaggaaacaaaaacattacttTCAACATGGACAGCCAGAGCAGTCGCACAGTTGTTCCCTGGTCTGGTTCTCCTTCACTGCTGGAGGCCTCGGATGACAGACTGCTAgccgagagctgcagctgtCGCCTGTGCGCATGCTGCTTGATGTCGCTGAGATCATTCAAACTGCGGGAAGTGGTGATTGGCCCTGTACGACGTAAGCGATAACGTTGTGATCCGACTCGACCGTAATATGAAAACGTAAAGGAGGgctgcagagggaaaaaaaagaccaacATCAGcaaattcacatttaaacaaaaataaactatGGTGTGATTCACAAATATAAAACTACAATatgcagtttttaaaaatgaaattgtACCTGTCTGTAGAAGAGGTGTGGGTGTGGCCGAGATGAAATCGAAGCATTGGAAGTGCGGATCCCTGGTTTGGTGTGGTCTTTGACTGAGGAGTGCACACCGGCATTAACACCATTAACAGCCTTCAACTGCTGTGACAGGAGAGATACACAGAGGTACATATTACAGACCCAAATGGGAACTGGAAATAAAAATCTCTGTCTTCTGTTCTGTAAAGAGTAATTACCCTTCTCAGAGGTATGTCTCCAGAACCAGAGCTGATCTGAAGATAAGAGGGATAACCATTTATAGGGTCCTTATATTCAGAGAaaacaggaggaggtggtggtgatgtCCCACTTGGCTGGAAAGCAACTTCTAAGTCTGTATGCGTTTCTGGTAACCAATGTAACTCTGGCAAGAAAATCTGTGCCTCTGGATcaaggtcaggatccagctcaATAGTAGCATCTGGCATGGCTAAGACTGAATCGCTTTTACTCCGCACTCGCTCCACAGCAAGGAAGTCCATTTCTCCCTCCTCAGTGTCCGATTCTTTGCCCTCTCGTGATGAAGGTGGAGCATCTTCCTCTAAAATTACATCTAGTATAAGCGGTGTGTGGCCAACTGGCCTGAAAGAACACTGGCTGGTCGACTCTGCACTCCCTGTGTCCTTTAGGTGGCTGGATGAAGTGAAAGGCTGCTCAGGGATGCTGAACATGTGCAGTGTGACTGAGGTAATGAAGATGACGCctgcaaacaggaagaggacctgttcctgtgatttaaatgcTTGGCCAAGAGCAGTGCCAGTCCAGTCGAGGCCTCCTAACAtgtatcccactgcgccaccgAGCCCTAGAGAGACAGGTATGAGGGTATTATTCATTTTTACACACTCAACAAAATATTTGGAAAGAGTCCCTCCACAATAATACCGTCACAGacggacacaaacagagacacatgatCAAACAAATGCAAGGGAAACAAAAGGAAAATCACAATCTCAGAAACAGTTTGTCTACATTTTGTTGGTATAATTTAGAGCTGATTATTTCAACATGAGTGGCTGCTGTGTCCTACCAGCAGAGAAGGCATGAATATTTAGTGCCATATCCTGCTCCTCAGTGTCAGCAACATCAAGAAGGTAAGCTCTGATTGGTCCCTCGGAGGCATCAGCAGAGAAGTCCAGCACCACCACACCTAATACAGTAAGAATGATGCCAATGGTTTGACTGTTGGGACTGTCCCCAACAGAAAGGCCTAGAAAAGTAGGAAAAACATGTACACAGATGTAATTACTGTCATGCACACATAATAACTTATATGTGGTTCATTCTTTAAAGACCTTCTACTAACCTATTAATGACCCATTTAAAAACAGCGCCACTCCTAACAGCACACCAACACAAAGAGCCAGAATGAATGGTCTTCTGCGGCCCCATCGCAGAGTGCAGCGGTCACTGGCTGACCCAATCACAGGTGTGAAGAGGAGACCCAGGACAGGACTAAGGAACCAGGTCAAACTGTAGTATTGCTCAGGAAGACCTAGAAAAGTCACACAGTGGATTCAGTCTTAAATTATCATCAACCAGGCTCAGTTGAATATGTCACCCTTGTCATGCAGAAGCATGTCAGAATAGTATGAGCAAAGAGAAAAGGGCCAGAGTTTTCACATGTTCCATTGTTTATGAAAGCATAGCACACGTCAGCGTTTGTATACCAGTGCTTTGCTACTGGTCTTCCTCTTTCAGTAGTGAAAAGAACAtttcagggacacacacacacacacaacagtgcaCAAACCAGGAAGGAAAGTGGCAAAACTACCTCTGGTTGCTGTGACACAGCACTACACTTCAGTGTGCACTTACACTGGGAAACACTCCTCTTCAGTCTCTCTGTGTGGCAGGCCAACTTTCACAGTACATTACTCTAATTTGTAATTTAAAAAGCTGTTGGCTGGTTTGGTTGTTCTCACAGGAACCGTTTTCCTTGTGAAACTGATTTTCTAGGTGTAGTTTCCTGTTTATTGGCACATGTCCAATTAGGGAGAAAAAGCATATTTGCTTTGGCTGGTGAGTAAGAGTCTGGTAAACataactgctgtttgtttaaaaCAGAACTCTCCTGAGTGCACTTGATTAATAGCATCACATGTTCATAAGGCAGGTTTGTGCTGCAAAATGGCTGAATATAGTTACACTCTGCCCCTCCTGTCATAAGTAATCCAGTTAGAACATTTTCTAACAATATTGTGAACAGGGAGGAAAACAGTGAGACATAAATGTGCTGTGTTAGACATTCCTGTCATACCTAGCCACGGAAAAATGCCTTTGTTTCATTTCTGCTATGGTGGCAACCTTGACATGTAACTGTATAGCACACCATTGGTTACTGCATGGGGTTAGGTGACACAGGGTTGAAACCAGGGCAATCAAAGTGGTGTGATGACAAATTCTATGTGTTACAGCTATTATGCCAATGCTGC contains:
- the LOC114449076 gene encoding solute carrier family 45 member 4-like isoform X1 — encoded protein: MVPLKSDHAEMGSGAPERDASGLSEKRKPKDEAEDSDSEKELEAEGRGVRIPLHRWVMHGAVMFGREFCYAMETALVTPVLLQIGLPEQYYSLTWFLSPVLGLLFTPVIGSASDRCTLRWGRRRPFILALCVGVLLGVALFLNGSLIGLSVGDSPNSQTIGIILTVLGVVVLDFSADASEGPIRAYLLDVADTEEQDMALNIHAFSAGLGGAVGYMLGGLDWTGTALGQAFKSQEQVLFLFAGVIFITSVTLHMFSIPEQPFTSSSHLKDTGSAESTSQCSFRPVGHTPLILDVILEEDAPPSSREGKESDTEEGEMDFLAVERVRSKSDSVLAMPDATIELDPDLDPEAQIFLPELHWLPETHTDLEVAFQPSGTSPPPPPVFSEYKDPINGYPSYLQISSGSGDIPLRRQLKAVNGVNAGVHSSVKDHTKPGIRTSNASISSRPHPHLFYRQPSFTFSYYGRVGSQRYRLRRTGPITTSRSLNDLSDIKQHAHRRQLQLSASSLSSEASSSEGEPDQGTTVRLLWLSMLKMPRQLWRLCVCHLVTWFSIIAEAVFYTDFMGQVIFNGDPTAPANSTQLQNYHKGVQMGCWGLVVYAATAALCSAILQKYLDNFDLSIKIIYIVGTLAFSIGTAVMAIFPNVYVAMVMISSMGIISMSISYCPYALLGQYHEIKEYINHSPANTRRGFGIDCAILSCQVYISQILVASALGSVVDAVGSVRVIPMVASGGSFLGFLTACFLVVYPDLEPSSSEQEQGSVDLPKEEEQNGELKTVEQRPALLELSNTENLKKTENHSVA
- the LOC114449076 gene encoding solute carrier family 45 member 4-like isoform X2 → MVPLKSDHAEMGSGAPERDASGLSEKRKPKDEAEDSDSEKELEAEGRGVRIPLHRWVMHGAVMFGREFCYAMETALVTPVLLQIGLPEQYYSLTWFLSPVLGLLFTPVIGSASDRCTLRWGRRRPFILALCVGVLLGVALFLNGSLIGLSVGDSPNSQTIGIILTVLGVVVLDFSADASEGPIRAYLLDVADTEEQDMALNIHAFSAGLGGAVGYMLGGLDWTGTALGQAFKSQEQVLFLFAGVIFITSVTLHMFSIPEQPFTSSSHLKDTGSAESTSQCSFRPVGHTPLILDVILEEDAPPSSREGKESDTEEGEMDFLAVERVRSKSDSVLAMPDATIELDPDLDPEAQIFLPELHWLPETHTDLEVAFQPSGTSPPPPPVFSEYKDPINGYPSYLQISSGSGDIPLRRLKAVNGVNAGVHSSVKDHTKPGIRTSNASISSRPHPHLFYRQPSFTFSYYGRVGSQRYRLRRTGPITTSRSLNDLSDIKQHAHRRQLQLSASSLSSEASSSEGEPDQGTTVRLLWLSMLKMPRQLWRLCVCHLVTWFSIIAEAVFYTDFMGQVIFNGDPTAPANSTQLQNYHKGVQMGCWGLVVYAATAALCSAILQKYLDNFDLSIKIIYIVGTLAFSIGTAVMAIFPNVYVAMVMISSMGIISMSISYCPYALLGQYHEIKEYINHSPANTRRGFGIDCAILSCQVYISQILVASALGSVVDAVGSVRVIPMVASGGSFLGFLTACFLVVYPDLEPSSSEQEQGSVDLPKEEEQNGELKTVEQRPALLELSNTENLKKTENHSVA